The following are encoded together in the Pseudomonas sediminis genome:
- a CDS encoding response regulator, whose translation MRILLVEDDQALGEGIRTALKPEGYTVDWLQDGASALHALSHESFELAILDLGLPRMDGLQVLKHLRAAANPVPVLILTARDATSDRIAGLDAGADDYLIKPFDVAELKARLRALLRRSFQRPQPALEYRGISLDPASQVVEYQGQTINLPRKEFLLLHELLIQPGRVLTRDKLQQALYGWDEEVESNALEVHVHHLRKKFFPELIRTVRGVGYLVDK comes from the coding sequence ATGCGCATTCTTCTCGTCGAAGACGATCAGGCCCTGGGCGAAGGCATTCGCACCGCGCTGAAACCCGAAGGCTACACCGTGGACTGGCTGCAGGATGGCGCCAGTGCGCTGCATGCGCTGAGCCACGAGAGTTTCGAGCTGGCCATTCTCGACCTCGGCCTGCCGCGCATGGACGGCCTGCAGGTGCTCAAGCACCTGCGCGCTGCGGCCAATCCGGTGCCGGTGCTGATACTGACCGCGCGTGATGCCACCAGCGACCGCATCGCCGGGCTCGATGCCGGCGCCGACGACTACCTGATCAAGCCCTTCGACGTCGCCGAGCTCAAGGCGCGTCTACGCGCTTTGCTGCGGCGCAGCTTCCAACGCCCGCAACCGGCGCTGGAGTACCGCGGTATCAGCCTCGACCCGGCCAGCCAGGTGGTCGAATACCAGGGCCAGACCATCAACCTGCCACGCAAGGAATTCCTCTTGCTGCACGAGTTGCTGATCCAGCCCGGTCGCGTACTGACTCGCGACAAGCTGCAACAGGCGCTGTACGGCTGGGATGAGGAAGTGGAAAGCAACGCCCTGGAAGTGCACGTGCACCACCTGCGCAAGAAATTCTTCCCGGAACTGATCCGCACGGTACGCGGCGTCGGTTATCTGGTGGACAAATGA
- a CDS encoding tetratricopeptide repeat protein, which yields MNAFRTLIIAALGFTALPAFALSDNGQAQLHQLQTRWAEINYQTPEKQREEAFAKLVTQADAALASEPKAAELLIWRGIILSTEAGAKGGLGALGLVKEAKASLEQALAIDPQALAGSAYTSLGSLYYQVPGWPIGFGDDEKAEQMLQQALAINPDGLDPNYFYGDYLQRQKRYEESRAALEKALAAKDRPGRELADKGRRAEATALLRQVERKLQ from the coding sequence GTGAACGCATTTCGCACCCTGATCATCGCCGCCCTCGGCTTCACCGCCCTGCCCGCCTTCGCCCTCAGTGACAACGGCCAGGCTCAGTTGCATCAGTTGCAAACACGCTGGGCAGAGATCAACTACCAGACGCCGGAGAAGCAGCGTGAAGAGGCCTTCGCCAAGCTCGTCACGCAGGCCGACGCCGCGCTAGCCAGCGAGCCCAAGGCAGCTGAGCTGCTGATCTGGCGCGGCATCATCCTCAGCACCGAGGCCGGCGCCAAAGGTGGTCTCGGCGCCCTGGGCCTGGTCAAGGAAGCCAAGGCCAGCCTGGAACAGGCCCTGGCCATCGATCCGCAAGCCCTGGCCGGCTCGGCCTACACCAGCCTCGGTAGCCTGTACTACCAGGTACCGGGTTGGCCGATCGGTTTCGGCGATGACGAGAAGGCCGAGCAGATGCTCCAACAGGCACTGGCGATCAACCCGGACGGCCTCGACCCCAACTACTTCTACGGCGACTACCTGCAACGGCAGAAACGCTACGAGGAATCCCGCGCAGCCCTGGAGAAAGCCCTGGCCGCCAAGGATCGCCCCGGCCGTGAACTGGCTGACAAGGGCCGCCGCGCAGAAGCCACGGCGCTTTTGCGGCAAGTCGAGCGTAAACTCCAGTAA
- a CDS encoding DJ-1/PfpI family protein, with product MMAAKKILMLVGDYAEDYETMVPFQALQMVGHTVHAVCPDKVTGQTVRTAIHDFEGDQTYSEKPGHNFALNYDFAKVRADEYDALLVPGGRAPEYLRLNADVIALVKAFAAADKPIAAVCHGAQLLAAAGVLEGRECSAYPACAPEVALAGGKYVEIPVDQAHVQGKLVSAPAWPAHPAWLAAFLKVLGTEIRL from the coding sequence ATCATGGCTGCCAAGAAGATTCTCATGCTGGTCGGCGACTACGCCGAGGACTACGAAACCATGGTGCCGTTCCAGGCACTGCAGATGGTTGGCCATACCGTGCATGCGGTCTGCCCGGACAAGGTAACCGGGCAGACGGTACGCACCGCCATCCACGATTTCGAGGGCGACCAGACCTACAGCGAAAAGCCCGGCCACAACTTCGCCCTCAACTATGACTTCGCCAAGGTGCGTGCCGACGAATACGACGCGCTGCTGGTACCCGGTGGCCGTGCGCCCGAGTACCTGCGCCTGAACGCCGATGTCATTGCCTTGGTCAAGGCGTTCGCGGCGGCTGACAAGCCCATCGCTGCCGTCTGCCACGGTGCCCAGTTGCTGGCGGCAGCAGGGGTGCTGGAGGGACGTGAATGCAGCGCCTATCCTGCTTGTGCGCCGGAAGTGGCGCTGGCCGGTGGCAAGTACGTGGAAATCCCGGTGGACCAGGCGCACGTACAGGGCAAGCTGGTCAGCGCGCCGGCCTGGCCCGCGCATCCGGCATGGCTGGCAGCGTTTCTCAAGGTGCTCGGCACGGAAATTCGCCTGTAA
- a CDS encoding ATP-binding protein, giving the protein MRLLKTFGSIRTRLLALLLLLVAASFGLISHKIYNDSVHEVRELFDAQLAQTARLLMGLVRHDLSETERREMQAVLDEALLLHSSRNPENLFGHEYEGKLAFQMLDDDGELLFQSASAPPGLLNDMIQQLGLALPNDDQPMRERLAQLARYLIGYHNLTIGEHNWRVFVLHDSRDYHWVLAGEREDVRGELIGKIARRSLQPLLIGLPIVGLLLWLTVGWGLYPLKRVADAIRGRAPDNLAPLVFPPLPNELEPMAAALNRLLMQVNQLLEQEKRFIADAAHELRTPLAVLRIHAQNALEAPDPGDREEALKQLGSGVDRATRVVAQLLTLARLDPNGVRLNMNDLDLLAFLRSELAELTPLALNRGQELILEAQEPGEYHLPADGPSLGILLQNLVSNAVQYTPAGGCIQVQLQATPQDLVLQVLDSGPGVPVELRERLFERFFRVGEGQGAGLGLSIVRRVVELHQGSIALDESPLGGLRVSVRLPRRPGSHA; this is encoded by the coding sequence ATGAGGTTGCTGAAAACCTTCGGCTCCATCCGCACCCGTCTGCTCGCCCTGCTGCTACTGCTGGTAGCGGCCAGCTTCGGGTTGATCAGCCACAAGATCTACAACGACTCGGTGCATGAAGTACGCGAGCTGTTCGATGCGCAGCTGGCGCAGACCGCCCGCCTGCTCATGGGCCTGGTACGCCACGACCTCAGCGAGACCGAGCGCCGTGAGATGCAGGCAGTGCTCGATGAAGCCCTGCTGCTGCACAGCTCGCGCAATCCGGAGAACCTGTTCGGCCACGAATACGAAGGCAAGCTGGCCTTCCAGATGCTCGACGATGATGGCGAGCTGCTGTTCCAGTCTGCCAGCGCGCCACCCGGTCTGCTCAACGACATGATCCAACAGCTCGGCCTGGCTCTGCCCAATGATGACCAACCGATGCGCGAACGCCTGGCGCAGCTGGCTCGCTACCTGATCGGTTACCACAACCTGACCATCGGCGAACACAACTGGCGGGTGTTCGTCCTGCATGACAGCCGCGACTACCACTGGGTACTGGCGGGCGAGCGCGAGGACGTACGCGGCGAGTTGATCGGCAAGATCGCCCGGCGCAGCCTGCAGCCGCTGCTGATCGGCCTTCCCATCGTCGGCTTGCTGCTGTGGCTGACCGTGGGTTGGGGCCTGTATCCGCTCAAGCGCGTGGCCGATGCCATCCGCGGCCGCGCACCGGACAACCTGGCGCCGCTGGTCTTCCCGCCCTTACCCAACGAACTGGAGCCGATGGCCGCCGCACTCAATCGCCTGCTGATGCAGGTCAACCAGTTGCTCGAGCAGGAAAAGCGCTTCATCGCCGATGCCGCCCACGAGTTGCGCACGCCGCTGGCGGTGCTGCGCATCCACGCGCAGAACGCCCTGGAGGCGCCGGACCCCGGTGACCGCGAAGAGGCGTTGAAACAGCTGGGTAGCGGCGTCGACCGTGCCACCCGCGTGGTCGCCCAACTGCTGACCCTGGCGCGACTGGATCCCAATGGCGTGCGCCTGAACATGAATGACCTCGACCTGCTGGCCTTCCTGCGCAGCGAATTGGCCGAGCTGACCCCGTTGGCCCTCAATCGCGGCCAGGAGCTGATCCTCGAGGCCCAGGAGCCGGGCGAATATCATCTGCCGGCTGACGGCCCCAGCCTGGGTATCCTGCTGCAGAATCTAGTGAGCAATGCCGTGCAGTACACCCCGGCAGGCGGCTGCATTCAGGTGCAACTCCAGGCCACGCCGCAAGACCTGGTACTGCAAGTGCTCGATAGTGGCCCAGGTGTGCCGGTGGAACTGCGCGAGCGCTTGTTCGAGCGTTTCTTCCGCGTTGGCGAAGGCCAGGGCGCTGGCCTGGGGCTGTCCATCGTGCGCCGCGTGGTGGAACTGCATCAGGGCAGCATCGCCCTGGACGAGTCACCACTTGGCGGCCTGCGCGTCAGCGTGCGCTTGCCCCGGCGTCCCGGCAGCCATGCTTGA
- a CDS encoding TenA family transcriptional regulator, with protein sequence MSFYESLLAQTQAERDYLLGAPIIQQAMTGQVALRSYIAFLTEAYHHVKHTVPLLMACGARLPERLEWLREAIAEYIEEETGHQEWILNDIAACGADKEAVRHGTPQLPTELMVAYVYDRIARHNPVSFFGMVNVLEGTSIALATQAAGIIQDKLQLPNKAFSYLNSHGSLDLEHIEFFKKLMNQLDNDDDKAAVVHTAKVVYRLYGDMFRSLPLSSEE encoded by the coding sequence ATGAGCTTCTACGAATCCCTGCTGGCCCAGACCCAAGCCGAACGCGACTACCTGCTCGGCGCACCGATCATCCAGCAGGCCATGACCGGCCAGGTCGCCCTGCGCAGCTACATCGCCTTCCTCACCGAGGCCTACCACCACGTAAAGCACACCGTGCCGCTGTTGATGGCCTGCGGTGCGCGTCTGCCGGAACGTCTGGAATGGCTGCGCGAGGCCATCGCCGAGTACATCGAGGAGGAAACCGGCCACCAGGAGTGGATCCTCAACGACATCGCCGCCTGTGGTGCCGATAAAGAAGCGGTGCGCCATGGCACTCCGCAGCTGCCGACCGAGTTGATGGTGGCCTACGTATACGACCGCATCGCCCGGCACAACCCGGTGAGTTTCTTCGGCATGGTCAACGTGCTCGAAGGCACCAGCATCGCCCTGGCCACCCAGGCAGCGGGCATCATTCAGGACAAGCTGCAGTTGCCGAACAAGGCCTTCAGCTACCTCAACTCCCACGGCAGTCTGGACCTGGAGCACATCGAGTTCTTCAAGAAGCTGATGAACCAACTGGACAACGACGATGACAAGGCCGCCGTGGTGCACACCGCCAAGGTCGTCTACCGCCTGTACGGCGACATGTTCCGCAGCCTGCCGCTGTCGAGCGAGGAGTAA
- a CDS encoding SDR family oxidoreductase, with the protein MQPTDCRALLTGASGGIGLALAHRLASEGAHLLLVGRRLEPLQPLLQRFPQNVQLVQADIATRSGRDALVAAAQNFGGLNCLINAAGVNRFGLLDQQDEQQIAELIGLNVTATLQLTQRLLPLLRAQRRALVINVGSTFGAIGYPGFAAYCASKFAVRGFSEALRRELADTHVRVLYFAPRATRTSMNAPSVVAMNDELGVAMDDPAQVAKELLDTIRREQEERHLGWPERLFVRLNGLLPRVVDQALRKQLPIIQRFARHKH; encoded by the coding sequence ATGCAACCGACGGATTGCCGTGCTCTGCTCACCGGTGCCAGTGGTGGCATCGGCCTGGCCCTGGCGCATCGTCTGGCCAGCGAAGGTGCCCATCTGCTGCTGGTGGGCCGTCGCCTGGAGCCCCTGCAACCGCTGTTGCAACGCTTCCCACAGAACGTGCAGCTGGTGCAGGCCGACATCGCCACCCGCAGCGGCCGTGATGCACTGGTCGCCGCGGCGCAGAACTTTGGCGGACTGAATTGCCTGATCAACGCCGCCGGGGTCAACCGCTTCGGCCTGCTCGACCAGCAGGACGAGCAGCAGATCGCCGAGCTGATCGGCCTCAACGTCACCGCCACGCTTCAACTGACCCAACGCCTGCTGCCATTGCTGCGCGCGCAACGGCGTGCGCTGGTGATCAACGTCGGCTCCACCTTCGGCGCCATCGGCTACCCCGGCTTCGCTGCCTACTGCGCCAGCAAGTTCGCCGTGCGCGGCTTCTCCGAGGCGCTGCGCCGCGAACTGGCCGACACGCACGTACGCGTCCTCTACTTCGCGCCGCGCGCCACCCGCACGTCGATGAACGCCCCTAGCGTGGTGGCGATGAACGATGAGCTTGGCGTGGCCATGGACGACCCCGCGCAGGTGGCCAAGGAACTGCTCGACACCATCCGCCGCGAGCAGGAGGAACGTCACCTGGGCTGGCCGGAACGCCTGTTCGTGCGCCTCAACGGCCTGCTGCCACGCGTGGTCGACCAGGCCCTGCGCAAGCAGTTGCCGATCATTCAACGCTTTGCCCGCCACAAGCACTGA
- a CDS encoding ribbon-helix-helix domain-containing protein, with protein sequence MCELYVKADPILYESRSRSLRIRGVVTTLRLENQFWDILREIAEVDGMTTNQLIAKLHDEIMDFRGEVVNFASFLRVSCTRYLAQKAGRQVPLRVVGVSG encoded by the coding sequence ATGTGCGAACTGTATGTAAAGGCCGACCCCATCCTCTACGAATCGCGCTCACGCTCATTGCGCATCCGCGGTGTGGTCACCACGTTGCGTCTGGAAAATCAGTTCTGGGACATCCTGCGCGAAATCGCCGAAGTTGATGGCATGACCACCAACCAGCTGATCGCCAAGCTGCATGACGAGATCATGGATTTTCGCGGCGAAGTGGTCAATTTCGCCTCGTTCCTGCGTGTCAGCTGCACCCGCTACCTGGCACAGAAGGCCGGGCGTCAGGTGCCGCTGAGGGTGGTTGGGGTCAGCGGCTGA
- a CDS encoding thermostable hemolysin produces MELPWAHHDRPVARIGRGDSYELHLASPGSARRVALEQFVCQRFELQHGARIRHFMPCLFGLENQTGQLLGAVGVRSGNSGPLFLERYLDEPIQSAIGARLGNSVPSRGELVEVGNLAADSPGAARLLIVALTDLLVALGFRWVTFTGTPTLLNSFQRLSLTPIALGEADPARMGDELADWGSYYDNRPLVMAGDIHGGHQRLLQLGAYPRLGHQPLYALEDMPDVVCS; encoded by the coding sequence ATGGAACTACCCTGGGCGCATCATGATCGTCCCGTTGCCCGTATCGGGCGCGGCGATAGTTACGAACTCCACCTGGCGTCGCCCGGCAGCGCACGTCGCGTTGCCCTGGAGCAGTTCGTCTGCCAGCGCTTCGAACTGCAGCACGGCGCACGTATCCGTCACTTCATGCCCTGTCTGTTCGGCCTGGAAAACCAGACCGGCCAGTTGCTCGGCGCAGTCGGCGTGCGCAGCGGCAACAGCGGCCCGCTGTTTCTCGAACGTTACCTGGACGAGCCGATCCAGAGCGCCATCGGCGCGCGCCTGGGCAACAGCGTGCCGAGCCGTGGCGAGCTGGTGGAAGTCGGCAACCTGGCCGCCGATAGCCCCGGCGCCGCGCGCCTGCTGATCGTCGCCCTGACCGATCTACTGGTGGCGCTGGGTTTTCGCTGGGTCACCTTCACTGGCACTCCAACCCTACTCAACAGTTTCCAGCGCCTGAGCCTGACTCCAATCGCCCTCGGCGAAGCCGATCCGGCGCGCATGGGCGATGAGCTGGCCGACTGGGGCAGCTACTACGACAACCGTCCGCTGGTCATGGCCGGCGACATCCATGGCGGCCATCAGCGTCTGCTGCAGCTGGGCGCCTATCCGCGTCTCGGTCATCAACCGCTGTATGCCCTGGAGGACATGCCCGATGTGGTCTGCAGCTGA
- a CDS encoding AMP-binding protein, with protein sequence MWSAAESFFARLGEFGTHIALAEGERTLTYAELLGAVAARGRHLRALGAHRVALALDNGIDWVLWDLAVLHAGLVCVPVPAFFSAEQQRHVLDSAGIDCLIGNGAPGFATVENDIHRRMVAQPAELHAGTCKITYTSGTTGQPKGVCLDLDTQLAVADSLVKASASREVQRHLCILPLATLLENIAGVYAPLLAGARIELMPMAQIGLTGASGFDLVRFLQALHAAQPHSLILLPQLLLALVSAGERKLPVPHSLRFVAVGGGRVSAQLLERADALSLPIFEGYGLSECASVVCLNTPEQRRIGSTGQPLGHLQVSLATDGEVLVKGARMLGYLGEPAPQGEWLGTGDLGHFEHGFLVLHGRKKHQFITAFGRNVNPEWVESELVQQLPIAQAWLHGEALAANVAVLVPRFANTPDAQLQEAVDAVNHGLPDYARVHHWLRADAPFSASNDLATANGRLRRAALFNHYQSAIHDLVAEGVHA encoded by the coding sequence ATGTGGTCTGCAGCTGAATCCTTCTTCGCACGCCTCGGTGAGTTCGGTACGCATATTGCGCTGGCCGAAGGCGAACGCACCCTCACCTACGCCGAGCTGCTCGGTGCGGTCGCCGCACGAGGCAGACACCTGCGGGCCCTCGGCGCCCACCGCGTGGCACTGGCCCTGGACAACGGTATCGACTGGGTGCTGTGGGACCTGGCTGTGCTGCACGCAGGCTTGGTCTGCGTACCGGTGCCGGCGTTCTTCTCTGCCGAGCAGCAGCGTCATGTGCTCGACAGTGCCGGCATCGACTGCCTGATCGGCAACGGCGCTCCTGGTTTCGCCACCGTCGAGAACGACATTCATCGACGCATGGTGGCGCAACCGGCCGAGCTGCACGCCGGCACCTGCAAGATCACCTACACCTCCGGCACCACCGGCCAACCCAAGGGCGTGTGCCTGGACCTGGACACGCAACTGGCGGTGGCCGACAGCCTGGTCAAGGCCAGCGCCAGCCGCGAGGTGCAGCGGCACCTGTGCATCCTGCCGCTGGCCACCCTGCTGGAGAACATCGCTGGGGTTTACGCGCCGCTGCTGGCCGGCGCCCGGATCGAACTGATGCCCATGGCCCAGATCGGCCTGACCGGGGCCAGCGGCTTCGACCTGGTGCGCTTTCTCCAGGCCCTGCACGCCGCCCAGCCGCACAGCCTGATCCTATTGCCACAATTGCTGCTGGCGCTGGTCAGCGCCGGCGAACGCAAGCTGCCGGTGCCGCATTCGCTGCGTTTCGTCGCCGTCGGTGGTGGGCGGGTTTCCGCGCAGTTGCTCGAGCGCGCCGACGCCTTGAGTCTGCCGATCTTCGAAGGTTACGGACTGTCCGAATGTGCCTCGGTGGTGTGCCTGAACACGCCCGAACAGCGCCGCATCGGCAGCACCGGCCAGCCGCTTGGCCATCTGCAGGTGAGCCTGGCAACCGATGGCGAAGTGCTGGTCAAGGGCGCCCGCATGCTCGGCTACCTCGGTGAGCCGGCGCCGCAAGGAGAATGGTTGGGCACCGGCGATCTCGGTCATTTCGAGCACGGTTTTCTGGTGCTGCACGGGCGCAAGAAACATCAGTTCATCACTGCCTTCGGGCGCAACGTCAACCCGGAATGGGTCGAGTCCGAGCTAGTGCAACAGTTGCCCATCGCCCAGGCCTGGCTGCACGGCGAGGCGCTGGCAGCAAACGTCGCGGTGCTGGTGCCGCGCTTCGCCAATACCCCCGATGCGCAGTTGCAGGAAGCCGTGGACGCCGTCAATCACGGCCTGCCGGACTACGCCCGCGTGCACCACTGGTTGCGCGCCGATGCCCCTTTCAGCGCGAGCAATGACCTGGCTACAGCCAATGGCCGCCTGCGCCGCGCTGCCCTGTTCAACCATTACCAAAGCGCCATCCATGACCTGGTGGCAGAAGGAGTACACGCATGA
- a CDS encoding SDR family NAD(P)-dependent oxidoreductase, translating to MSDAIRFEDQVVIVTGAGGGLGRAHALLFARHGARVVVNDLGGSTHGEGANASAADKVVEEIRAFGGTAVANHDSVTDGDKIVQTALDHFGRIDVLVNNAGILRDKSFHKMEDADWDLVYKVHVEGAYKTTHAAWSHLREQNFGRVIFTSSTSGIYGNFGQSNYGMAKLGLYGLTRTLAIEGRKNNILVNAIAPTGATRMTEGLIPPQVFEQLKPELVSPLVVYLGSAACQDTGGLFEVGGGWVGKVRWERSLGAGFDPKAGFSPDDVAAQWQRICDFEGAAHPADNVEALKEMMANLQKYAL from the coding sequence ATGAGCGATGCCATCCGTTTCGAAGATCAAGTAGTCATAGTCACCGGTGCCGGCGGTGGCCTGGGCCGTGCCCACGCGCTGTTGTTTGCCCGCCACGGTGCCAGGGTGGTGGTCAACGACCTCGGTGGTAGCACCCACGGTGAAGGAGCCAACGCCTCTGCTGCCGACAAGGTAGTGGAAGAGATTCGCGCCTTCGGTGGGACCGCGGTGGCCAACCATGATTCGGTGACTGACGGCGACAAGATCGTGCAGACCGCGCTGGATCATTTCGGTCGTATCGATGTGCTGGTCAACAACGCCGGTATCCTGCGCGACAAGAGCTTCCACAAGATGGAGGATGCCGACTGGGATCTGGTTTACAAGGTCCATGTCGAAGGCGCCTACAAGACCACTCACGCTGCCTGGTCTCACTTGCGCGAGCAGAACTTCGGCCGCGTTATCTTCACCTCGTCCACATCTGGTATCTACGGCAACTTCGGTCAGAGCAACTACGGCATGGCCAAGCTCGGCCTGTACGGGCTGACGCGCACCCTGGCCATCGAAGGCCGCAAGAACAACATCCTGGTCAATGCCATCGCCCCCACCGGTGCCACACGCATGACCGAAGGATTGATCCCGCCGCAGGTGTTCGAACAGCTCAAGCCCGAGCTGGTCAGCCCGTTGGTGGTGTATCTCGGTAGCGCCGCCTGCCAGGACACCGGTGGCCTGTTCGAGGTCGGTGGTGGTTGGGTTGGCAAGGTGCGCTGGGAGCGCAGCCTCGGCGCAGGTTTCGACCCCAAGGCCGGTTTCAGCCCGGACGACGTGGCGGCGCAGTGGCAACGTATCTGCGATTTCGAGGGCGCTGCGCACCCGGCGGACAACGTCGAAGCGCTCAAGGAAATGATGGCGAACCTGCAGAAGTACGCGCTCTAG
- a CDS encoding nuclear transport factor 2 family protein, with amino-acid sequence MTATELVQAYYTAFNAGDMPAFLDLLADDVVHDINQGERQVGKATFAAFMDKMNRCYRERLSDIVVMQNAAGDRAAAEFVVHGEYLAKDEGLPPANGQTYVLPAGAFFEIRNGKVARISNYYNLNDWVAQVG; translated from the coding sequence ATGACCGCCACCGAACTGGTTCAGGCCTACTACACCGCCTTCAACGCCGGCGACATGCCCGCCTTCCTCGACCTGCTGGCAGACGACGTGGTGCACGACATCAACCAGGGTGAACGTCAGGTCGGCAAGGCCACCTTCGCCGCTTTCATGGACAAGATGAACCGCTGCTACCGCGAGCGCCTGAGCGACATCGTGGTGATGCAGAACGCCGCAGGCGACCGCGCCGCTGCCGAGTTCGTGGTACACGGCGAATACCTGGCCAAGGACGAGGGCCTGCCACCGGCCAACGGCCAGACCTACGTGCTGCCGGCCGGTGCATTCTTCGAGATCAGGAACGGCAAGGTGGCGCGCATCAGCAACTACTACAACCTCAACGACTGGGTTGCGCAGGTGGGCTGA